The proteins below are encoded in one region of bacterium:
- a CDS encoding carbohydrate ABC transporter permease, which translates to MTFRRLVVYSAVTLIAAWVVFPLVLITLAAFTPREALYTWPRPIWPTRFTLDTMRAFLNSTDVLQSTWNSLEVALMTIGFAFVISAPTAYAIARFRFRGRDAVQLLVLTTKMFPVTILAIPLAVAFIRWGLYDTLVGVALVHTALAVPFVMTMVTGIFVAISYELEEAAMTLGSSRLQAVLRITLPMALPGLAAAGIFTFIISWNEVFAATILTVDHRTLPALILSAVMGGGGGAPLDYRFAGGFFMIVPALVIMLLIRRYLLTLWGVTVR; encoded by the coding sequence ATGACGTTCCGGCGGTTGGTCGTCTACAGCGCCGTCACGCTCATCGCCGCGTGGGTAGTGTTCCCGCTCGTCCTGATTACCCTCGCCGCGTTCACGCCCCGGGAGGCCCTGTACACGTGGCCGCGCCCGATCTGGCCTACCCGGTTCACGCTCGACACGATGCGGGCCTTCCTGAACTCGACGGACGTCCTCCAGTCCACCTGGAACAGTCTGGAGGTGGCGCTCATGACGATCGGATTCGCGTTCGTCATCTCCGCGCCGACGGCGTACGCGATCGCGCGGTTCCGATTCCGCGGGCGGGACGCCGTGCAGCTGCTGGTGCTGACCACGAAGATGTTCCCGGTCACGATCCTCGCGATTCCGCTGGCGGTCGCGTTCATTCGCTGGGGCCTCTACGACACGCTCGTCGGCGTGGCGCTGGTCCACACCGCGCTCGCCGTACCGTTCGTGATGACGATGGTGACCGGCATCTTCGTGGCGATCTCGTACGAGCTGGAAGAGGCGGCGATGACGCTCGGCAGCAGCCGCCTGCAGGCGGTGCTGCGCATTACGCTGCCGATGGCGCTGCCGGGGTTGGCCGCGGCCGGGATCTTCACCTTTATCATCTCGTGGAACGAGGTGTTCGCGGCCACGATCCTCACGGTCGATCACCGGACGCTCCCGGCGCTGATCCTGAGCGCCGTCATGGGGGGCGGCGGCGGCGCGCCGCTGGACTACCGGTTCGCCGGCGGGTTCTTCATGATCGTGCCTGCCTTGGTGATCATGCTGTTGATCCGCCGCTACCTGTTGACGCTGTGGGGGGTTACAGTCCGCTGA
- the tsaD gene encoding tRNA (adenosine(37)-N6)-threonylcarbamoyltransferase complex transferase subunit TsaD gives MYVLGIETSCDETSAAVLAWDVGAARLLSNIVASQVDLHARYGGVVPELASRRHLERLGPVIDEALEQAGVGLAGIDAIAVTCGPGLVGALAVGVATAKALALSLERPLIGVNHLEGHVYANVLEHPDLPLPALVLIVSGSHSDLILWTGHGAYQVLGMTRDDAAGEAFDKAARALGLGYPGGPAIDRAAAGGRPEAVPLPRPFPDADSFDFSFSGLKTAVMRAVVRRVADGGAPSDTAWTSDAAAAFQEAITGVLVEKSVRAATRFRVRAIVVGGGVAANSRLRRGMGDAASALGLPMYVPSPILCTDNAGMIAAAGAYRLARGERSSLRLGAYAGLELTEPVPETQS, from the coding sequence GTGTACGTCCTCGGGATCGAGACCTCGTGTGACGAGACTTCGGCGGCGGTCCTCGCGTGGGACGTCGGCGCCGCCCGGCTGCTCTCCAACATCGTCGCGTCGCAGGTGGATCTGCACGCGCGGTACGGGGGCGTGGTGCCGGAGCTCGCGTCCCGTCGGCACCTCGAGCGGCTCGGGCCGGTCATCGATGAGGCGCTCGAGCAGGCGGGAGTGGGGCTCGCGGGGATCGACGCGATCGCCGTCACCTGCGGCCCCGGTCTCGTCGGCGCGCTCGCGGTCGGCGTTGCGACCGCGAAGGCGCTCGCGCTCTCGCTCGAGCGGCCGCTGATCGGCGTGAATCACCTCGAGGGACACGTCTACGCGAACGTGCTCGAACATCCCGATCTTCCGCTGCCCGCGCTCGTGCTGATCGTGTCCGGATCGCACAGCGATCTGATTCTCTGGACCGGGCACGGCGCGTACCAGGTGCTCGGCATGACGCGGGACGATGCGGCCGGCGAGGCGTTCGACAAGGCCGCCCGCGCGCTCGGGCTGGGGTACCCGGGTGGGCCCGCGATCGATCGCGCCGCCGCGGGGGGGCGGCCCGAGGCCGTGCCGCTGCCTCGACCGTTTCCCGACGCGGACAGTTTCGATTTCTCGTTCAGCGGTCTCAAGACCGCCGTCATGCGCGCCGTCGTCCGGCGCGTCGCCGACGGCGGCGCGCCGTCGGACACCGCCTGGACGTCAGACGCCGCGGCGGCGTTTCAGGAGGCGATCACCGGCGTCCTCGTCGAGAAGAGTGTGCGCGCCGCAACACGGTTCCGTGTGCGGGCGATTGTCGTCGGCGGCGGGGTCGCGGCCAACTCGCGGTTGCGGAGAGGGATGGGAGACGCCGCCTCCGCACTCGGGCTCCCCATGTACGTGCCGTCCCCGATCCTATGCACGGATAATGCGGGGATGATCGCCGCGGCGGGGGCTTACCGCCTCGCCCGCGGCGAGCGCTCATCTCTCCGTCTCGGCGCTTACGCCGGATTGGAGCTCACGGAGCCGGTGCCGGAAACGCAATCATAA
- the tsaE gene encoding tRNA (adenosine(37)-N6)-threonylcarbamoyltransferase complex ATPase subunit type 1 TsaE yields the protein MRSADTHGALLVIHSRAPVETRAAGAALGAVFLRLGAPGAVVALCGPLGAGKTCFVQGLAGGLGVSGAVRSPTFVLVHEYPGAVPLYHVDLYRLTPGDLDALGLEELFDGPGVTAVEWAGHAGSALPAEHLRIEMAYGQGDDDRVLRITARGVRHGRVLEEFTRCVSSA from the coding sequence ATCCGATCCGCGGACACCCACGGGGCGCTGCTCGTCATCCACTCCCGCGCACCCGTCGAGACCCGCGCCGCCGGCGCCGCCCTCGGCGCCGTGTTCCTCCGGCTCGGAGCCCCCGGGGCGGTCGTCGCACTGTGCGGTCCGCTCGGCGCGGGGAAGACCTGCTTCGTCCAGGGCCTTGCGGGCGGCTTGGGGGTGTCGGGAGCCGTGCGGAGTCCGACGTTCGTGCTCGTGCACGAGTACCCCGGCGCCGTGCCACTCTACCACGTCGACCTGTACCGGCTGACGCCCGGAGACCTGGACGCGCTCGGACTCGAGGAGCTCTTCGACGGTCCGGGCGTCACGGCGGTCGAGTGGGCGGGGCACGCGGGGTCCGCGCTGCCGGCCGAGCATCTCCGGATCGAGATGGCCTACGGGCAGGGCGACGACGACCGCGTGCTGCGGATCACCGCCCGCGGTGTACGGCACGGCCGCGTGCTCGAGGAGTTCACAAGATGCGTGTCCTCGGCATAG
- a CDS encoding extracellular solute-binding protein has translation MSERRHPGRLTRRQFIAAGSALVGAAAAARLGEPAALGAAPAEIVFTTDQLIPIQEQEWARTSLLSGFTKATGVPVRLIAEGDGPYVDRLVAEAKAGHGTIGVTGALHGIYPILLSSNIVRDMAPLQKQLDGMKDRTFYKDLLNASHMGGMQAFIPWMQATYVFAATKASLQYFPKGRNPMRMTYDDLFQWGQAIQQATGQRRLGFPVGPQGLYGRFIHGYAYPSFTGAQVKRFKSPDAVAMWRYLRQLWGVTHPSSFTYEFMYEPLLLGEVWVAWDHTARLIPAVRQRPDDFVILPSPAGPRGRSFLSVIVGLSIPKNAPDPDTGARLIEYLTRPSTQLTTLEGDGFFPVSPEVAKTVSSGWVKVVADGVSAQAGAPDAHTALLPVGLGARTGEFVPIYADTFRLIAVEGKNIQDVLNDQGRKLEDLYRAQNAVCPPPDPAITPCKLD, from the coding sequence ATGTCCGAGCGGCGGCATCCCGGCAGGCTCACGAGACGACAGTTCATCGCCGCGGGGTCGGCGCTGGTCGGCGCTGCGGCCGCGGCACGGCTGGGCGAACCGGCCGCGCTCGGTGCGGCACCCGCCGAGATCGTGTTCACGACGGACCAGCTGATCCCGATCCAAGAGCAGGAGTGGGCCCGGACGAGTCTGCTCTCCGGGTTCACCAAGGCGACCGGCGTGCCCGTGCGGCTGATCGCCGAGGGCGATGGGCCGTACGTCGATCGGCTGGTGGCCGAGGCCAAGGCGGGGCACGGCACGATCGGCGTCACGGGCGCGCTCCACGGCATCTATCCGATTCTCCTCAGCTCCAACATCGTGCGGGACATGGCCCCCCTTCAGAAGCAGCTGGACGGGATGAAAGACCGCACATTTTACAAGGATCTGCTGAACGCCTCTCACATGGGCGGGATGCAGGCGTTCATCCCGTGGATGCAGGCGACCTATGTCTTCGCGGCTACGAAGGCGTCGCTGCAGTATTTCCCCAAGGGCCGTAACCCGATGCGGATGACGTACGACGACCTCTTCCAGTGGGGACAGGCGATCCAGCAGGCCACCGGGCAGCGCCGGCTCGGGTTCCCGGTCGGCCCGCAGGGGTTGTACGGCCGGTTCATCCACGGCTATGCGTACCCGTCGTTTACCGGCGCCCAGGTCAAGCGGTTCAAGTCTCCCGACGCCGTGGCGATGTGGCGGTACCTCCGGCAGCTCTGGGGCGTTACGCACCCGTCGTCGTTCACCTACGAGTTCATGTACGAACCGCTGCTGCTGGGCGAGGTGTGGGTGGCGTGGGATCACACCGCGCGGTTGATCCCCGCCGTGCGCCAGCGGCCCGACGACTTTGTCATCCTGCCCTCGCCGGCGGGGCCGCGGGGACGGTCGTTCCTCTCGGTGATCGTGGGGCTCTCGATCCCGAAGAACGCCCCGGACCCGGACACAGGGGCGCGCCTGATCGAGTACCTCACCCGGCCGTCGACCCAACTGACCACGCTCGAGGGCGACGGGTTCTTCCCCGTGTCGCCCGAAGTCGCGAAGACCGTGAGCTCGGGGTGGGTGAAGGTCGTCGCGGACGGCGTCTCCGCGCAGGCGGGTGCCCCGGACGCGCACACGGCGCTGCTGCCCGTGGGATTGGGCGCCCGGACCGGCGAGTTCGTCCCGATCTACGCCGACACGTTCAGGCTGATCGCCGTCGAGGGCAAGAACATCCAGGACGTGCTCAACGATCAGGGCCGCAAGCTGGAAGATCTGTACCGAGCGCAAAACGCGGTGTGCCCGCCGCCAGACCCGGCGATCACGCCCTGCAAGCTGGATTAA
- the groL gene encoding chaperonin GroEL (60 kDa chaperone family; promotes refolding of misfolded polypeptides especially under stressful conditions; forms two stacked rings of heptamers to form a barrel-shaped 14mer; ends can be capped by GroES; misfolded proteins enter the barrel where they are refolded when GroES binds), with product MPKLLLYDEDARRALERGVNRLADVVKITLGPKGRNVVLEKKFGSPTITHDGVTVAKEIELSDPFENAGAQLVREVATKTNDIAGDGTTTATVLAQAIVREGLKNVAAGANPLAIKRGIDRAVETVVAGLRAQAKPVETKDAVAQVASISAHEEQIGKLIADAMEKVGKDGVITVEESKGIETTVDTVEGMQFDKGYISPYMVTDPEKMEAVLEDPYLLITDKKISAVKDLLPVLERIVQLSRPLVVIAEDVEGEALATLVVNKLRGTLNAIAVKAPAFGDRRKAILQDIAILTGGQVITEELGLKLENVEVNQLGRARQLKAGKEETIIVGGAGKQSEIQKRIAELRKQIEETESDYDREKLQERLGKMVGGVGVIKVGAASETELKEKKHRVEDALSTARAAVEEGIVPGGGSALVATLGGLEKLKLEGDEGVGVDIVRRAIEEPLRQLARNAGAEGSLIVEKVKAGKPGWGYNVLTGEFVDMFKAGIVDPCKVTRSGLQNAASVGAMVLTTEVVIVDKPEEEKESTPTPPMPPM from the coding sequence ATGCCAAAACTGCTGCTGTACGACGAGGACGCGCGACGCGCGCTCGAGCGCGGCGTCAACCGTCTCGCGGACGTCGTGAAGATCACGCTCGGTCCAAAAGGCCGCAACGTCGTCCTCGAGAAGAAGTTCGGCTCGCCGACGATCACCCACGACGGCGTGACGGTCGCGAAGGAGATCGAGCTCTCCGATCCGTTTGAGAACGCGGGCGCCCAACTCGTTCGCGAGGTGGCGACCAAGACGAACGACATCGCCGGCGACGGGACGACGACCGCCACCGTGCTTGCCCAGGCCATCGTCCGTGAGGGCCTCAAGAACGTGGCGGCCGGCGCGAACCCGCTGGCGATCAAGCGCGGGATCGACCGGGCGGTCGAGACGGTCGTGGCGGGACTGCGCGCCCAGGCGAAGCCGGTGGAGACGAAGGACGCGGTCGCTCAGGTGGCGAGCATTTCCGCGCACGAAGAGCAGATCGGCAAGCTCATCGCGGACGCGATGGAGAAAGTCGGCAAGGACGGGGTGATCACGGTCGAGGAGTCGAAGGGGATCGAAACGACCGTCGACACCGTCGAGGGGATGCAGTTCGACAAGGGCTACATCTCGCCGTACATGGTGACGGACCCCGAGAAGATGGAGGCCGTGCTCGAGGATCCGTACCTCCTCATCACCGACAAGAAGATCAGCGCGGTCAAGGACCTGCTGCCGGTGCTCGAGCGGATCGTGCAGCTGAGCCGGCCGCTCGTCGTTATCGCCGAGGACGTCGAGGGCGAGGCCCTGGCGACCCTCGTCGTGAACAAGCTGCGCGGTACCCTCAACGCCATCGCCGTCAAGGCGCCGGCGTTCGGCGACCGGCGGAAGGCGATCCTGCAGGACATCGCGATCTTGACCGGTGGTCAGGTCATCACCGAAGAGCTGGGGTTGAAGCTGGAGAACGTCGAGGTCAACCAGCTCGGTCGCGCGCGGCAGCTCAAGGCCGGCAAGGAAGAGACGATCATCGTCGGCGGTGCTGGGAAGCAATCCGAGATCCAGAAGCGGATCGCTGAGCTGCGCAAGCAGATCGAAGAGACGGAGAGCGACTACGACCGCGAGAAGCTCCAGGAGCGGCTCGGCAAGATGGTCGGCGGAGTCGGCGTGATCAAGGTCGGCGCCGCCAGCGAAACCGAGCTGAAGGAGAAGAAGCACCGGGTCGAGGATGCGCTCAGCACGGCGCGCGCCGCGGTCGAAGAGGGGATCGTGCCGGGCGGCGGGTCCGCGCTCGTCGCGACGCTCGGCGGGCTGGAGAAGCTCAAGCTCGAGGGCGACGAAGGGGTCGGCGTGGACATCGTGCGCCGCGCAATCGAGGAGCCGCTCCGGCAGCTCGCGCGCAACGCCGGCGCGGAGGGATCCCTGATCGTCGAGAAGGTCAAGGCCGGAAAGCCGGGGTGGGGCTACAACGTCCTCACTGGCGAGTTCGTGGACATGTTCAAGGCGGGCATCGTGGACCCGTGCAAGGTGACCCGTTCGGGGTTGCAGAACGCGGCGAGCGTCGGCGCGATGGTGCTCACGACGGAAGTCGTCATCGTCGACAAGCCCGAGGAAGAGAAGGAGAGCACCCCCACCCCGCCGATGCCGCCGATGTAG
- the groES gene encoding co-chaperone GroES encodes MNLKPLGDRIVVKVVAELEKTKGGIVLPDTAKEKPQEAEVVAVGPGGRNEKGDRVPMEVKVGDRVIFAKYSGTEFKQDDEEYLILRESDVLAIVTREKAKARA; translated from the coding sequence ATGAACCTGAAGCCACTGGGGGATCGCATCGTGGTCAAGGTGGTGGCGGAGCTCGAGAAGACGAAGGGCGGGATCGTCCTGCCTGACACCGCCAAGGAGAAGCCGCAGGAGGCCGAGGTCGTGGCCGTCGGTCCCGGCGGACGGAACGAGAAGGGCGACCGCGTGCCGATGGAGGTCAAGGTCGGCGATCGCGTCATCTTCGCGAAGTACTCTGGAACGGAGTTCAAGCAGGACGATGAGGAGTATCTCATCCTGCGCGAGAGCGATGTGCTCGCGATCGTGACCCGCGAGAAGGCCAAGGCGAGGGCCTAA
- a CDS encoding sugar ABC transporter permease has protein sequence MARSRRTAWLPYLLVLPTLAFLGVFVVYPMVQAFVLGVTNAQTGRLTLEHVQRMTSDLYFLPAVRDTLLITAIAIPLQIALGLAMAMLVQTRFAGHTIFLYLCAVPIGISDLAAGLIWLSIFTERGYLNALLSAVGWISQPGPYLTYDQPGWLFAAILLTEVWRATAIVMLILLSGLQLIPKDYAETAQVFGASPWQTLRHVTLPLLRGSLQTALIIRTILAFEVFATVMMLTGRLVPVLAGESYLWYALYRNPNVASAYGTLILLLSAAFTWTYLRVLRPRAGEVRG, from the coding sequence GTGGCCCGATCCAGGCGAACGGCGTGGCTCCCGTACCTGCTGGTGCTGCCCACGTTGGCGTTCCTTGGCGTGTTCGTCGTCTACCCCATGGTGCAGGCGTTTGTCCTCGGGGTCACCAACGCGCAGACCGGGCGGCTGACGCTCGAGCACGTGCAACGAATGACGTCGGACCTCTACTTCCTTCCCGCGGTCCGCGACACGCTCCTGATCACCGCGATCGCCATTCCCCTGCAGATCGCGCTCGGCCTCGCGATGGCGATGCTGGTCCAGACGCGCTTTGCGGGACACACGATCTTTCTCTATCTCTGCGCGGTGCCGATCGGGATTTCGGATCTTGCGGCCGGGCTGATCTGGCTCTCGATCTTCACGGAACGCGGCTACCTCAACGCCTTGCTGTCCGCGGTCGGCTGGATCTCGCAGCCGGGCCCCTACCTGACCTACGATCAACCGGGCTGGCTGTTCGCGGCGATTCTCCTCACGGAGGTGTGGCGCGCCACGGCGATCGTCATGCTGATCCTGCTGAGCGGCCTGCAGCTGATCCCGAAGGACTATGCGGAGACGGCGCAGGTGTTCGGCGCCAGCCCGTGGCAGACGCTCCGGCACGTGACGCTTCCGCTGCTCCGCGGCAGCCTGCAGACGGCGCTGATCATCCGCACGATCCTCGCGTTTGAGGTGTTCGCGACCGTCATGATGCTGACCGGGCGCCTGGTGCCCGTGCTGGCCGGCGAGTCCTATCTGTGGTACGCGCTGTACCGCAACCCGAACGTGGCGAGCGCCTACGGCACGCTGATCCTCCTGCTTTCGGCCGCGTTCACCTGGACGTATCTGCGCGTGCTCCGGCCGCGGGCCGGCGAGGTACGCGGATGA
- the rimI gene encoding ribosomal protein S18-alanine N-acetyltransferase produces the protein MVLTNQVTIVPMRMDDVARVIEIEQASFPTPWPRDAYAHELRENRLACYLVARMMHQVVGYTGMWIILDEAHVTTIAVAPEHRRRRIGERLLVALLDEAMRRGARWVTLEVRKTNAGAQTLYRKYGFKEIGVRRGYYSDNREDAIVMWTGNVWEHAFQARFKQNRADLERDPPAPDQDAPPR, from the coding sequence ATGGTTTTGACCAACCAGGTCACGATCGTGCCGATGCGCATGGACGACGTGGCACGGGTGATCGAAATCGAGCAGGCGTCGTTCCCGACGCCCTGGCCGCGGGATGCGTACGCGCACGAGCTGCGTGAGAACCGCCTCGCGTGTTATCTCGTGGCGCGGATGATGCACCAGGTCGTCGGCTACACGGGGATGTGGATCATCCTCGACGAGGCCCACGTGACCACGATCGCGGTCGCCCCCGAGCACCGCCGCCGCCGGATCGGCGAGCGACTTCTGGTGGCATTGCTCGACGAAGCAATGCGGCGGGGCGCGCGGTGGGTGACGCTCGAGGTGCGGAAGACGAACGCCGGCGCTCAGACGCTCTACCGGAAGTATGGGTTCAAGGAGATCGGCGTGCGGCGCGGGTACTACAGCGACAACCGCGAGGACGCGATCGTCATGTGGACCGGGAACGTGTGGGAGCACGCGTTCCAGGCGCGTTTCAAACAGAACCGCGCGGATCTCGAGCGCGACCCGCCTGCGCCGGACCAGGACGCGCCGCCCAGGTAG
- the tsaB gene encoding tRNA (adenosine(37)-N6)-threonylcarbamoyltransferase complex dimerization subunit type 1 TsaB: protein MRVLGIETATPLASCAVVDGSGVLAEAALRAPMRHLEWLAPAIAEMLRGLGMRPAELEGIAVSRGPGGFTGLRIGIATAAAWARARRTPVLGVDTLEALALAAGGPAVVLAALDAHRGEVAAGLYHVSAAGAPRCLVAPIVAPPDVVTAEVAAVLDGAPVGTADPPPVSEAHRRRGVGDPVLIVGDALVRHEQALLDGLAGRGVPGGPHMHPRAAAVGLLGRLRLLEGVRDDPETLLPVYGRRPALREWQETRVPPGNG, encoded by the coding sequence ATGCGTGTCCTCGGCATAGAGACCGCCACGCCCCTCGCGTCCTGCGCCGTGGTGGACGGGTCGGGCGTGCTCGCGGAGGCCGCGCTCCGCGCGCCGATGCGGCACCTCGAGTGGCTCGCCCCGGCGATCGCCGAGATGCTGCGGGGGCTCGGGATGCGTCCGGCGGAGCTCGAGGGAATCGCGGTGAGCCGGGGCCCCGGCGGGTTCACCGGTCTGCGCATCGGCATCGCCACCGCGGCCGCGTGGGCGCGGGCGCGGCGCACGCCGGTCCTTGGCGTCGACACGCTCGAGGCGCTCGCGCTGGCGGCCGGCGGCCCCGCCGTCGTGCTCGCGGCGCTGGACGCCCACCGCGGGGAGGTGGCCGCGGGGCTCTATCATGTGTCCGCAGCCGGCGCGCCCAGGTGTCTGGTCGCCCCGATCGTGGCGCCGCCGGACGTCGTGACGGCGGAAGTCGCGGCGGTCCTCGACGGCGCGCCGGTAGGGACGGCGGATCCTCCTCCGGTCAGCGAGGCCCACCGGCGGCGCGGCGTCGGGGACCCGGTCCTCATCGTCGGGGACGCGCTCGTCAGGCACGAACAGGCGCTCCTGGACGGACTCGCCGGCCGCGGCGTTCCCGGCGGGCCGCACATGCATCCGCGCGCGGCGGCCGTGGGGCTCCTGGGAAGGCTCCGGTTGCTCGAGGGGGTCCGGGACGATCCGGAGACCCTGCTGCCCGTCTACGGCAGGCGCCCCGCGCTTCGCGAATGGCAGGAAACCCGCGTGCCACCGGGAAACGGGTGA